CACAGGCCGACGATGCCGGAGGCGATACCGAGCGGGATCGTCGTCATGATCAGCAGCGGATAGCCCCAGTGCGTCAGAATCGCGACCAACACCAGGTAAATGATCGCCAGCGCAATCAGGTAGTTGGCGGAGAGCGACTGGCGCGTTGCCTCGAGTGCATCGCTGGCGCCGGAGATCAGAATCTTGACGTTACTCGGAATTTTGCCTGCATCCTGCAGATTCCTGACGACGTCTTTTTTGACCAATTCGAGCCCGGTTTCGAGCGCAATGTTGTCCGGCGGAATGATCGACAGCGTTACCGTGCGTCCGCCATCCACGCGGCGAATATCGCTGGTGTCTACCGATTCTACAATGCGTGCCAGCGAGGCGAGCGGAACCACCGCTTTTGCCGGCGTGTAGATCGGCAATTGTTCAAGCGTATCGAGCGCGGCACCCGTAGCGGCGGCGCTGTATGCATAGATGTCGATCTTTTCATCGTCGATAAAGAATTCGTCGATGTAGGCACCGTCGGTCAGCGCAGCGACGGTGAAACCCATGTCGGCAGCGGTCAGGCCGGTTTGTTGCAACCGATCCCAGTAAGGCCGGATTTCGATCATCGGTTGCGACAGCGTCAGCGAGCGCGGCTGCGAGCGCACGCGCGGTTTTTTCAATACTTCGCGCGCACGTGTCTCGATGACCGCGGCCACGCGATATATGTCGGCCAACGAAGGACCCGAGATGTCGAGATCGATGCTGCGGGTACCGCCGCTGTTGCTGGTGATGATCGAACCGCGCGCGACGAAGGAGCGCATGCCGACATAGGATTCGAACTTGCGGTTGACTGCGTCCATCAACGCCTTGATATCGTGCGGATCCTTCGTCTGGGCGATAACGAATAATCGGGTTGCCTGCACGCTGACGTTGACGTAGAGCAGCGCCGGCACTTCGGTTTCGCCGCGCTGGAACTGCGCCGGGTCGTGCTCGAGAAACGGCAGCATCCAGGCCTGGATTTCCTCGCCGATGCGAGTCATGGTGCCGAGATTGTAGCCCGTCGGCGGCGCCAGGTTGGCGAACATCTTCGGTTCCTCGCCCTCAGGCAGGTACTCGGCAGGCGGCGTCAGGTAGACGATGACCGACGCGCAAACACCGACCACGACAGCAATTACGCCGGCACGGCGCAGTGGCGAAGCGATCATCCAGTCAACACCGCCGGTCACCCGTTCGCGCCAACCGGCAGACACCGCCGCGGACCCGCTTTTGGCACCGAAAACCTTGACCGCCGCGGCCGGGATGACCGCGATCGCAACCAGCATCGAGGCGATGATCGACGCCGAAATCGCGATCGCGACATCGGAATAGAGTTGGCCTGCCTCCTGCTCGATAAAACCGATCGGCACAAACACCAGCACCGTGGTCAGGGTCGACGCTAGCACCGCCGGCCAGACCTTGCGCACGCCTTCGACCGCGGCGTGCCAGCGATCCAGCCCGCGCCGCCAGGCGTTCTCGATGCTTTCGAGCACGACGATGCTGTTGTCCAGCGTCATGCCGATCGCAAACGCAACGCCGGCGAGCGAAATCACGTTGATCGTGCGCCCGGCGAGAATCAGCCCGGTAAACGCGGCGATGGTACAGATCGGAATCCCCATGACGCCGATCAGCGTAACGCTTAAGCGGCGTAGAAACAGGAACATGACCAGGCTGGCGAGCGCGGCGCCGATCAGCAGGTTGGTCCAGACGTTATAGATCGACGCCTCGACGTAACCGACGTCGTCGGCCAGCAGGCGCATCTCCATGCCTGCCGGATTCAGCACATCGCGGTTGATTTCGTCGACCAGCGGCATCATTCCGCGTTTGATGTCGATCACGTTGGAGCCGGCCTGGCGGCGTACCGACATGCCGAGCGCGGTGCTGCCGTTGGTATAGAAAAAGCGGTTGATTTCGAAGTGGCCGAGCCTGACCTCGGCGATTTCGCCAAGCCGAATAAACGCGTCGCCGCTGGCGTCGACGATGACCTGTTCTAAGTCCTCGATACTGTCGAAGCGACCGATGGTGCGCAGCAGGTAGCGCCGCTTGCCGGACTCGATTTCACCGCCGGAAATATCGCGGTTACGTTCGCGTATCGCCTGCCGTATCTGGCCCATGGTCAGGTTGCGCTCGGCCAGTCGCACCGGGTCGACGAGGACCTGGATCTGGCGCGCGGCACCGCCGTAGGTCGAAACCTCGGACACTCCTGGCACGGTTTCGAGGCGGGAGGCGACATTGTCACGCACGAAATCCTGCAGCGGCGCCATGTCCAGGTTACGTGGGTTACCGGCCAGCGGCATGACGCGAAAGTACATGAACGAGTTCGACGAAAACGAGGTTGCATAGATGCGCGGCTCGTCGACGTTGTCCGGGTAAGCGGACACGCGATTGAGCGCGTTGATGACGTCGATCAGCGTCTGGTTCAGATCGATGCCGAACGGAAACTCGAGCTCGACGCGCGCGCGGCCGAAAGAGGCCGACGACACGATACGCTGCAGGCCCGGTACGCTGCGCAGCTGTTCTTCCTGCTCAATCAGTATTTCCTTTTCGACGTCCTGCGGCGTCGCGCCGGGCCAGATCGTACGCACCGAGATCGTGCGCACCTCGAGGTCCGGAATCATCTGCACCGGGATGCGCGTGGCCGCAACCAGGCCAAGCACGGTAACGATTAATGTCGCGACCGTGATCAGGATGCCGTGCCTGACCATCTTTTCGAACATAGTTTAGCTATCCGCCTCGCGCAGGATGACCGTCTGCCCTTCGTAAAGCGATTCGTTACCACGCACAACCACCAGCGCACCCGCCTCGAGACCACTGGTGATCGCGACGCGGCCGCCGAAACTTAGCCCCGTCTGCACTCGCAGTTCGCGCACCCGGGCCTGCTCGCCACCCGCGTCCGCGATCCACACCGTGACGCGACCGTCGGGGTAGCGAATGATCGCATCGCGCGGCACGACGACACCGCGTTCGCCGCTGTCGAGACGCAACACGCCGCTGGCCGACATCCCGGGCGCGAGCCTCACTTCGGTATTGTCGAGCGCCGCGCGGATCAAAAACGTGCGGCTAACCGGGTCGGTAACCGGAACGATTCGATCGAGACGGCCGTCAAATAGTTGGCCGGGCAAGGCGTCGAGCTGGACGCGCAGGCGGGTCAAATCGCCAATTTTCGCGTAAACCGATTGCGGCGCCTGGAAATCGATGCGTAACTCGTCCAGCGCAACTAGCTCGATCACGGTCTGGCCGGGCTGAATCCACTCGCCCCGCTCTACCAGCTTGCGGCTGACCACCCCGGCAAAGGGCGCGGTCAGGCGATGACGTTCGAGCCGAGCGGCCTCGCGTTTCTCTTCAGCCTGGGCGCGCCGAAGGCTGGCCACATCGATCTGGACCTCGGCCGCGATCGATTCGGCTACCGACAGACTCTGAACTTCCCCGAGCTTACGCGCCTCGGCGAGGCGCCGGCGTGCATCGGCGAGTTCGTGCCGCGCCTGTTCCGTGGACGCCCGCGCCGCCTCCAGCGTTAGCGCCTCGAGTTCCGAGTTGAGCCGCAGTATCTGCGCGCCGGCGTCCACGTGATCGCCCGGCTCGACTCCGATCTCATCGACGATGCCGCTGACCTCGGTGGACAGTTCGGCAATGCGCGGAGATACGACGGTGCCGGTCAATGGCACCTCCTCGATCAACGCGGTCTGCTCAGCGCGGCTAACGAGAACGGTGGGGGCATTTTGCTGCGCCGTTGCGAGCGAAACGCCGAACAGCCACAATGCCAGCAGGCAACCGGCCGGGATAGACCAGCTTATGTCGGACCGCCTCGTTTTCATCGTTTCCTCATGCGCCACGGACAAACAAAACCATAAAGTATCACCTACTGCAAAAAATGGCGATCTGCACAAGCCCCTGGGATTATTTCGAACAGCTGATCGCCTGGCAACGCGCCTGGCTCGCGGACCTGCCTGAAGACGTGCGGCGCAAGATCAGCGTGGAAAACGCGCAGTGACTATTCGGGCGGGAGTAAAGCGGTTAAGGTGACAATTAACTTATACTCGCAGTGCAGAAATCAGTTAACTGTCACCAATTCGGATCAAGCTTTCCCTCTGAAGATCTCGATCAGGCTCGCGTTATCCTTATCGAGGTAACCGGCAGCCGAGGCGCGTTGGTATAGCCCGAGTATGAAATCAGGAAATTCGGTGTTTATTCCAAGATCACCGGCCAGAGCACGAATGGCAGACGCTGCCTCGATCGAGGTTCCGACCGTGGCCGCGATATCCTTCTCGTAGTCGCCGCTTTCAACGACCCTGGCCAGGTGGCGGGCCCGATCCCCCTGCGGGAACATACCGGCATATTCCGCGAGGGGCACGCCTTCCGACTCGCAGATATGAATCCCGTAGACAATCGCAACCGTGTTGGCGACCAGCCGGGATACGAGCGCCATGTCGAGCGCCGCCGCGGCTCCTATGGTCGCCCCGAGATAGCGAATATCGCCGCCGAGGTGATCGATAAACCCGGCGCATTCGTCGTAAACCTCGCGTGATCCCGCCACCAGCAGTTGCCCCTCGGCGGTACCGATCGATGGCGGATAAACCATGATCGAGCAATCGAGGTAACGCCCCCCGTGCCGATGGGTCCAGGCTTCGGCGTCCCGGGCTTCGGCCGGCGTACCGGTACTCATCTGGATAACAGTGCAACCGGACAGCAGCGGAACGATCTCGGGATCGTCGAGCAGCGCACGGGTAGCCGCGTAACCGTGGATGCAAACCATGATGCGAGGGCTCGCCTCGATCGCCTGTTTCAGGCTTTCGGCCACGGTAGCGCCCAACGCCGCCAGGTCTCCGGTTTTATCTGCAGACCGGTTCCAAACCGTCAAATCGCACCGATGATCGATCAGCGTCCGCGCGATGGCGGATCCCATGGCGCCCAACCCAACCAACGTCAACTCACTCATTGCAGACCCTCCCCTTTCGAGCAATCCTGTGATATTCCGGATATTCCGGGGACAGTATACCTATTAGGGGACAGACCCTGGTTTTAGTTAAAGCCCAGGAAAACGTTTTCTATCCCCTATTTGCCACGGGCAGCAATGTCAATCCTAATGACTGTCCCCGTATTGCATTGATCTGATCCATCAGGTCCTGGCGAACGTAATAAAGGTTAGTTAAATCCAGTTGGCCGATACGGCATATCAAATGAGGCAATAATCCCGATCATGAACCCTGTAACGGAATCATCGACACGAAACACCCTGGTCCGCCCACTCATTGCGGCGCTGGTCACGCTTGCGCTCGGCGGTTGCAGTTTGCTGGGTATTCGCACCGCCGAAGAGGCGGCCTACGTCGTGGTGAGCAACCAGGACGATATCGAGTTGCGCGAGTACGCCGCCTACATCACGGTCGAAACGACTGTCAACGCTGAATTTAAAGATGCAGGTAACCGCGCTTTCCGCAAGCTGTTCGACTATATCTCTAGCGAAAACCGGACCCGACAGAGCATCGAGATGACCGCACCGGTGATCGCGAGCGAGACAGGTACCGCCGATGGCGAGTCCATCGAAATGACCGCCCCCGTCGTCACTACGAAACAGCAGAACGGCTGGCGCTACGCCTTCGTGTTGCCGGCACGTTACACGATCGACAATGCGCCACTGCCCGTAAGCGAGGATCTCAGTCTTGTAGAGAACAAGCCGAAGCGCGTCGCGGTGCTGACCTTTACCGGATCGTGGCGGGAATCCGGTTTCAGGCAACAGCTCGACCGGCTACAGGGCTGGATAGAGAGCAACCAGCTAGAATCCGCCTCGGAGCCGCGCTTCGCCGGTTACGATCCGCCCTGGGCGATACCCTTTCTGCGCCGCAACGAAATCATGATCGACATAAAATCCTGACAGGATTACCAGCTTGAAACGAAAGACTTACCTATGCTGAGAGCCATACCCGTAAAATCCCGCGTAGCCAGGGGCTTACTCGCCGTTCTCGGAATGTGGCTCGGCACGGTGGTTATCGCGGCAGCCGCGCCAGCCGCCTCCGAGCAGGGCGAGAACCGGGCGCGGATCGAGCCAACGGGTTTTTTCTACGGCGGCGCGCTCGGTGTGCGCCGCGAGATTTATGCCGACTACGAGCGTCGCATTATCCCCTTGCCCGTCATCGGCTACCGCGGCGAAAAGCTGCGAGTGTTCGGCCCCTTCGTCAGCTACGAGGTCGGGCACGCCGGCGCAATGGATCTCGATGTCAGGTTGAGCCCCCGTTTCAGCGTTTTCGACGAATCCGACAGCGATAACTTTGACGGCATGGAAGAACGCGAGTTTTCGATGGACGCAGGCTTCGGCCTGACCTGGGCACGCGACGACTGGAAACTCGAGCTGGCCGGCCTGCGAGACGCGCTCGATCGCTCGAACGGAAAGGAATGGAGCGCGACCCTCGGGCGCGCGTACCGCGCCGGCACGCTGTTGCTCGAACCGGCTATCGGTTTGAGTTACCTCGACCGCCGACACGTGGATTATTACTACGGTGTCGATACAAGCGAGGCCACGGGTTCGAGGCCCGTGTATCGCGGCGACAGTGCGCTGAACACCACGCTCGGACTGACCCTCGCTACACCCGCCCTGTTCGGCGGGCTGACGCGCATCGGTATCGAGAACACCTGGTACGATTCGCCGATCGAGGACAGCCCCATAACCGACGCGGATTCGAACCTCAGCGTCTTCATCGCGTTCTCGAAATTCTTCGATAAGTAGTCCCGACCTCACGGAGATAGAAGTTAAATTAAAGGATTAGCTATATTATCCTCGGGACTTTCGGTTACCCAATACGATGATCCTGGAAGCCACCCATACTCATTTATATCCCGGCCTCGAGGGGAAGATACCTGGCCTGGCGCAAATAGCGGAGATGCAGTCGGGCGGCGATTGCCTGGTCGAATTTTCTGATGGATCGGTAACCCCCGCCAGAATTACTAAGTCCGAGAACGGTTGGCAACTCGACACAGACGCCTATCGTACGGCAGCCGGAACGAATATCCCGGAAAAGCGCTGGCTAGTCTCTCTGAGAGAAAACGGTAACCACGTAAGTTTTCGAATTGTTAGACGCGACTAATCCATAAGATCCTCTTCCAATCTGTAAAAACGTGATCTGTCCCCTATATTCGATCTACTGGTCGATCCCAGGTCTCGACAGCTCGCTCGCGATAAACCGCTCACCCTCAAGCACAATTGTTATCGAAAATCCTAACTATAAGTTCAGTGTATTGACCTTCGACGTCCTCGCCGCTGTGTTGCAGATAGACATCACATTTGGGGCTAAGGTACATCGCGGTAAATGCGAAACACCGAGCCGCCGTGCGGGCGCGAATCGGCAATAAAATGCGGCGAAATTGGAGGGCAGTATACCAAATTCAGTCAACTCAACTTTCGGGCCGGGCTCGATGCAACGAGTATACTGTCCCTCGAATTCCATCATCCAATCTATATAAGCGTGGTCTGTCCCCTATATATTCTCCGAATAGATACTATGATCTATCGTAGATAACCAGTCTGTTTGATTGGGCTTCAAACTAAATTAGGAGTCAATTAGCAATGCGAAAACTGAATAGTATTGGATTAACCATAATTTTAGCTGCACTCATTTTACCGACTGTTGCCAATGCCGAGTCCTGGATTTGCGAGCATGAAAATTTAATGCGTGAAATAACCGTCGAACGTGAAACTACCGATCCGGCACCTTGCTCAGTGGTATACAACAAAGACACCGAAAATCTCGGTTCCACGGTACTCTGGACTGCACAAACCGACGGCGCTTACTGCGATGCTAAAGCCAACGTCCTGGCCGAAAAACTTGAAGGTTGGGGCTGGTCTTGTACTGCATTTTGACAACAATAAGTAAAAGTAATCAGGGGACAGTATACATATTTCAATCGTAAAGCTTGACGGGCTTGGATAGGTATACTGTCCGCTCTAATCCCTGAAAGAGGACTAGTCAATAATTCGATTGCCAGGTAATCCTCTTTTACAAAAATCGCACAGGCTAAAAGGGTTCAAGCCTGACATCCCACATTCGAGCAAGCGCATCAAATGTAAGGCCTGCCAGCGCATACAGGCCCATCTTTCCAAACACGCCGATCCTGAATTAATGGCCAGCACCATCTATAGTTAATTAGTATTGGAAATCGACATCGAAGGGAGTACTGGGTTGAAATCGATCTTACTGGCAGCAGCGATGAGCATTCTGGTTCTGAATGCAAGCCAGGCCAAAGACGCCCTGACGAAAGATATCGTGGTTTACAAAAATCCCGAGTGCGGCTGCTGCACCAAGTGGGTTCGCTATCTCGAGGAAAAGAATTACAACGTTACCATCGAGCACACGCGAGACATTTTCGAGGTGAAAAAGCGCCTCGGCGTACCCGAGAAACTGGCTGCCTGCCATACCGCTGTCATCGACGGCTATGTCATCGAGGGCCATATTACCCACCGCGACATCAAGCGCCTGCTGTTGTTCCGACCAGAGGTTACCGGAATCGCGGTTCCAGGCATGCCGATCGGCACCCCGGGTATGGAGCAGGGCAACACCAAACAGCCTTACGACGTCATCAGTTTCGATAAAAAAGGCAATACCGGGGTGTTCGCCAAACACTGATCCTCGATTCCATTCGGCAGTTCGGGGGACAGTA
This is a stretch of genomic DNA from Gammaproteobacteria bacterium. It encodes these proteins:
- a CDS encoding efflux RND transporter permease subunit, with the protein product MFEKMVRHGILITVATLIVTVLGLVAATRIPVQMIPDLEVRTISVRTIWPGATPQDVEKEILIEQEEQLRSVPGLQRIVSSASFGRARVELEFPFGIDLNQTLIDVINALNRVSAYPDNVDEPRIYATSFSSNSFMYFRVMPLAGNPRNLDMAPLQDFVRDNVASRLETVPGVSEVSTYGGAARQIQVLVDPVRLAERNLTMGQIRQAIRERNRDISGGEIESGKRRYLLRTIGRFDSIEDLEQVIVDASGDAFIRLGEIAEVRLGHFEINRFFYTNGSTALGMSVRRQAGSNVIDIKRGMMPLVDEINRDVLNPAGMEMRLLADDVGYVEASIYNVWTNLLIGAALASLVMFLFLRRLSVTLIGVMGIPICTIAAFTGLILAGRTINVISLAGVAFAIGMTLDNSIVVLESIENAWRRGLDRWHAAVEGVRKVWPAVLASTLTTVLVFVPIGFIEQEAGQLYSDVAIAISASIIASMLVAIAVIPAAAVKVFGAKSGSAAVSAGWRERVTGGVDWMIASPLRRAGVIAVVVGVCASVIVYLTPPAEYLPEGEEPKMFANLAPPTGYNLGTMTRIGEEIQAWMLPFLEHDPAQFQRGETEVPALLYVNVSVQATRLFVIAQTKDPHDIKALMDAVNRKFESYVGMRSFVARGSIITSNSGGTRSIDLDISGPSLADIYRVAAVIETRAREVLKKPRVRSQPRSLTLSQPMIEIRPYWDRLQQTGLTAADMGFTVAALTDGAYIDEFFIDDEKIDIYAYSAAATGAALDTLEQLPIYTPAKAVVPLASLARIVESVDTSDIRRVDGGRTVTLSIIPPDNIALETGLELVKKDVVRNLQDAGKIPSNVKILISGASDALEATRQSLSANYLIALAIIYLVLVAILTHWGYPLLIMTTIPLGIASGIVGLWLMNQVGAALPLIGLGSIHQSFDMITMLGFLILMGTVVNNPILIVHQAMVNFREQGMAARDAVREAVAIRLRPIAMTTLTTVCGLAPLVLIPGEGTELYRGLGAIVLFGLVGTAIVTLTFLPALTMACLGLARPASTTPAAVDASHKTAA
- a CDS encoding efflux RND transporter periplasmic adaptor subunit, whose amino-acid sequence is MCRSPFFAVGDTLWFCLSVAHEETMKTRRSDISWSIPAGCLLALWLFGVSLATAQQNAPTVLVSRAEQTALIEEVPLTGTVVSPRIAELSTEVSGIVDEIGVEPGDHVDAGAQILRLNSELEALTLEAARASTEQARHELADARRRLAEARKLGEVQSLSVAESIAAEVQIDVASLRRAQAEEKREAARLERHRLTAPFAGVVSRKLVERGEWIQPGQTVIELVALDELRIDFQAPQSVYAKIGDLTRLRVQLDALPGQLFDGRLDRIVPVTDPVSRTFLIRAALDNTEVRLAPGMSASGVLRLDSGERGVVVPRDAIIRYPDGRVTVWIADAGGEQARVRELRVQTGLSFGGRVAITSGLEAGALVVVRGNESLYEGQTVILREADS
- a CDS encoding NAD(P)-binding domain-containing protein, producing MSELTLVGLGAMGSAIARTLIDHRCDLTVWNRSADKTGDLAALGATVAESLKQAIEASPRIMVCIHGYAATRALLDDPEIVPLLSGCTVIQMSTGTPAEARDAEAWTHRHGGRYLDCSIMVYPPSIGTAEGQLLVAGSREVYDECAGFIDHLGGDIRYLGATIGAAAALDMALVSRLVANTVAIVYGIHICESEGVPLAEYAGMFPQGDRARHLARVVESGDYEKDIAATVGTSIEAASAIRALAGDLGINTEFPDFILGLYQRASAAGYLDKDNASLIEIFRGKA
- a CDS encoding heme-binding protein — its product is MNPVTESSTRNTLVRPLIAALVTLALGGCSLLGIRTAEEAAYVVVSNQDDIELREYAAYITVETTVNAEFKDAGNRAFRKLFDYISSENRTRQSIEMTAPVIASETGTADGESIEMTAPVVTTKQQNGWRYAFVLPARYTIDNAPLPVSEDLSLVENKPKRVAVLTFTGSWRESGFRQQLDRLQGWIESNQLESASEPRFAGYDPPWAIPFLRRNEIMIDIKS
- a CDS encoding MipA/OmpV family protein is translated as MWLGTVVIAAAAPAASEQGENRARIEPTGFFYGGALGVRREIYADYERRIIPLPVIGYRGEKLRVFGPFVSYEVGHAGAMDLDVRLSPRFSVFDESDSDNFDGMEEREFSMDAGFGLTWARDDWKLELAGLRDALDRSNGKEWSATLGRAYRAGTLLLEPAIGLSYLDRRHVDYYYGVDTSEATGSRPVYRGDSALNTTLGLTLATPALFGGLTRIGIENTWYDSPIEDSPITDADSNLSVFIAFSKFFDK
- a CDS encoding DUF411 domain-containing protein codes for the protein MKSILLAAAMSILVLNASQAKDALTKDIVVYKNPECGCCTKWVRYLEEKNYNVTIEHTRDIFEVKKRLGVPEKLAACHTAVIDGYVIEGHITHRDIKRLLLFRPEVTGIAVPGMPIGTPGMEQGNTKQPYDVISFDKKGNTGVFAKH